From Streptomyces chrestomyceticus JCM 4735, one genomic window encodes:
- a CDS encoding LuxR C-terminal-related transcriptional regulator: MATRVLPQQQRAVLVTMANGLSVGETAQRLCLAPATVKSHRRLLYRRLRVRSGAHAVATALRVGLLDPDDIRVPVGGERP, from the coding sequence ATGGCGACACGTGTTCTGCCGCAACAACAGCGGGCGGTCCTGGTGACCATGGCCAACGGGCTGTCCGTGGGAGAGACGGCGCAGCGCCTGTGCCTGGCCCCCGCCACGGTCAAGAGCCACCGCCGCCTGCTGTACCGGCGGCTGCGCGTCCGGTCCGGTGCGCACGCTGTCGCGACGGCGCTACGCGTGGGGCTCCTGGACCCGGACGACATCCGCGTGCCGGTAGGCGGTGAGCGCCCGTGA
- a CDS encoding phage antirepressor KilAC domain-containing protein, whose amino-acid sequence MSSIMPPKGNSPFDAIKQTDQAGDWWSARDLMPLLGYEKWERFEAAIERARSAVANTGEDPARHASRRREAFGRTNQAGINYRLTRYGAYLVAMNGDPRKAEIAAAQTYFAVRTREAEVTPALPQDYEEALVALLGQVREAKALESKVRELEVPAAAWNTLATAHGDFSVADAAKILSRDPAIKTGRNRLFGILHEIDWAYVQNADHRYRASQYAIERGWLSELPQSHYHPRTGELVLDAPQLRVTVKGVQELHKRLGGVQSPAALVGGAL is encoded by the coding sequence TTGAGCAGCATCATGCCACCGAAGGGGAACAGCCCCTTCGACGCCATCAAGCAGACGGATCAGGCGGGCGACTGGTGGTCGGCCCGTGACCTGATGCCCCTGCTCGGCTACGAGAAGTGGGAGCGGTTCGAGGCCGCCATCGAGCGGGCCCGGTCGGCTGTCGCCAACACGGGCGAAGACCCCGCGCGCCATGCTTCCCGGCGCCGGGAAGCTTTCGGCCGCACCAACCAGGCCGGCATCAACTACCGGCTCACCCGCTACGGCGCCTACCTGGTGGCGATGAACGGTGATCCGCGTAAGGCGGAGATCGCCGCGGCGCAGACGTACTTCGCGGTCCGTACCCGCGAGGCCGAGGTGACGCCGGCGCTGCCGCAGGACTACGAGGAGGCGCTCGTCGCGCTGCTCGGGCAGGTGCGGGAGGCGAAGGCGCTGGAGTCGAAGGTCAGGGAGCTGGAGGTCCCGGCCGCGGCGTGGAACACCCTGGCGACCGCTCACGGCGACTTCTCCGTGGCTGACGCGGCGAAGATCCTCTCCCGCGATCCGGCAATCAAGACGGGCCGGAACCGGCTGTTCGGCATCCTGCACGAGATCGACTGGGCCTACGTACAGAACGCCGACCACCGCTACCGGGCGAGCCAGTACGCCATCGAGCGGGGCTGGCTGTCGGAGCTGCCGCAGTCCCACTACCACCCGCGCACCGGCGAGCTGGTCCTCGATGCGCCGCAGCTTCGGGTGACGGTCAAGGGCGTACAGGAGCTGCACAAGCGGCTCGGCGGGGTGCAGTCTCCGGCGGCTCTGGTGGGGGGTGCGCTGTGA
- a CDS encoding helix-turn-helix domain-containing protein: MRSNGIAIRAIREAQNMSLPALARRAGIDRGYLSRLERGQIERPAEAKVQAIAAALTVPTAAITHEGADVPATEAKRKAPPTAETGGASSTALDELVHYKPEEVAANGWLPYTALTLRKKARAREIPHSRSGGRITFRLQHIREIAAMGETRPLSETKSA; encoded by the coding sequence GTGAGATCCAACGGCATCGCCATCCGGGCCATCCGCGAGGCTCAGAACATGAGCCTCCCTGCTCTTGCTCGCCGGGCCGGAATCGACCGCGGCTACCTCTCCCGGCTCGAACGAGGCCAGATCGAGCGGCCTGCTGAGGCGAAAGTCCAGGCCATCGCGGCCGCGCTGACGGTGCCGACTGCTGCCATCACCCATGAAGGAGCCGACGTGCCCGCCACGGAAGCGAAGAGGAAGGCGCCCCCCACCGCCGAGACCGGCGGCGCCTCCAGCACCGCTCTGGACGAACTGGTGCACTACAAGCCCGAAGAGGTCGCCGCCAACGGCTGGCTGCCCTACACCGCCCTAACGCTGCGGAAGAAGGCGAGGGCCCGCGAAATCCCGCACAGCCGCTCCGGTGGCCGAATCACGTTCCGCCTGCAGCACATCCGGGAGATCGCCGCGATGGGCGAGACCCGGCCGCTCAGCGAGACCAAGAGCGCCTGA
- a CDS encoding helix-turn-helix transcriptional regulator codes for MDRDWARLGDAVRHARKSAGLKQDELADAVNVSRATIQAIERGDSFKKVTHTHRAIAAYFEWDPGSIETTLAGGEPKPAEPSPDAAPATFSGVAAIPEDLPLRIKAALGDGPLVDAAVIALPAEDGDEDPDAQMVVIVRGRRGASDEQLRRAMQRWERTESSLRRSEGSTKGAEVRPES; via the coding sequence ATGGATCGAGACTGGGCCAGGCTGGGCGACGCCGTGCGGCACGCCCGCAAGTCCGCAGGACTGAAACAGGATGAGCTGGCCGACGCGGTGAACGTCAGCAGAGCCACCATCCAGGCCATCGAGCGCGGCGACTCCTTCAAGAAGGTCACCCACACGCACCGCGCCATCGCCGCCTACTTCGAGTGGGACCCCGGCTCGATCGAGACGACACTCGCAGGCGGAGAACCTAAGCCGGCCGAACCGTCGCCCGACGCCGCCCCTGCGACCTTCAGCGGTGTGGCCGCCATTCCGGAGGACCTGCCGCTTCGCATCAAGGCAGCGCTCGGCGACGGCCCGCTCGTGGATGCCGCCGTCATCGCCCTGCCCGCGGAGGACGGTGATGAGGACCCTGATGCTCAGATGGTCGTCATCGTCCGGGGCCGCAGGGGGGCGTCCGATGAGCAGCTGCGGCGGGCGATGCAGCGGTGGGAGCGGACAGAATCAAGCCTTCGGCGCTCGGAAGGCAGCACAAAAGGTGCCGAAGTGCGCCCAGAATCCTAG
- a CDS encoding DoxX family protein codes for MSSPLSPLRSPLRDYGSGVDDRHAATPHAYDIGLLVLRLAVGLIMAAHGAQKLFGWFGGPGLDGTGQFFAGSGYPAGKAMAVVAGLSETLGGLGLVLGLLTPLAGAAVVGTMVNALAVKWGGGFFAPEGVEYELLLTAGAGALALTGPGRYAVDRLLPVLRNHRLAYGVAALLFGVIVAFVMLLVRD; via the coding sequence ATGTCCTCCCCCCTCAGCCCTCTTCGCAGCCCCCTCCGTGACTACGGCAGCGGTGTCGACGACCGGCATGCCGCGACCCCGCACGCGTACGACATCGGCCTGCTGGTGCTGCGGCTCGCGGTCGGGCTGATCATGGCCGCGCACGGTGCGCAGAAGCTGTTCGGCTGGTTCGGCGGGCCGGGGCTGGACGGAACCGGACAGTTCTTCGCGGGCAGCGGTTACCCGGCCGGCAAGGCCATGGCCGTGGTGGCCGGGCTCAGCGAGACGCTGGGCGGTCTCGGGCTGGTCCTCGGGCTGCTGACGCCGCTGGCGGGCGCGGCGGTCGTCGGGACGATGGTGAACGCGCTGGCGGTGAAGTGGGGCGGAGGCTTCTTCGCGCCCGAGGGCGTCGAGTACGAGCTGCTGCTCACGGCGGGCGCCGGAGCCCTGGCGCTGACCGGCCCCGGCCGGTACGCGGTCGACCGGCTGCTTCCGGTCCTGCGTAACCACCGGCTTGCTTACGGGGTGGCTGCCCTCTTGTTCGGCGTGATCGTCGCGTTCGTGATGCTGCTGGTGCGCGACTGA
- a CDS encoding VOC family protein has translation MAVRRLNHAVLYVRDVARAVAFYTEALGFRVDTEIPGRAAFLSAEGTANDHDLGLFAVGAGAPGPEHGRVGLYHLAWEVGTLGELADTARDLAERGALVGATDHLVSKSLYAKDPDGNEFEVMWRVPRTEWPGPDEPDRLRPLDLEAELERWGRDLKTGAAAGSAT, from the coding sequence GTGGCAGTGCGGCGGCTGAATCACGCGGTGCTCTACGTACGGGACGTGGCGCGCGCCGTGGCCTTCTACACGGAGGCGCTGGGGTTCCGGGTGGACACCGAGATACCGGGGAGGGCCGCGTTCCTCAGTGCCGAGGGGACCGCCAACGATCACGATCTCGGGCTGTTCGCGGTCGGCGCCGGGGCGCCGGGACCCGAACACGGCCGGGTGGGGCTCTACCACCTGGCCTGGGAGGTCGGCACCCTCGGGGAGCTGGCGGACACGGCGAGGGACTTGGCCGAGCGGGGCGCGCTGGTCGGCGCCACCGACCACCTGGTGTCCAAGTCGCTGTACGCCAAGGACCCGGACGGCAACGAGTTCGAGGTCATGTGGCGGGTGCCCCGTACGGAGTGGCCGGGACCGGACGAGCCGGACCGGCTGCGCCCGCTCGACCTCGAAGCCGAGCTGGAGCGCTGGGGCCGCGATCTGAAGACGGGGGCGGCGGCCGGGTCGGCGACCTGA